One Dioscorea cayenensis subsp. rotundata cultivar TDr96_F1 chromosome 15, TDr96_F1_v2_PseudoChromosome.rev07_lg8_w22 25.fasta, whole genome shotgun sequence genomic region harbors:
- the LOC120277280 gene encoding uncharacterized protein LOC120277280, which yields MKFVMEFAENLILRLMEDPVERDRKAREHVYAIKEQCKKTKEMWSLPLRPYGFWTFERFNAQLYADAQISQAPGRRDPYDDILLAEPPVPPPSQKYKP from the coding sequence ATGAAGTTCGTGATGGAGTTTGCTGAGAACCTGATACTGAGGCTGATGGAGGATCCCGTGGAGAGGGATCGGAAGGCACGGGAGCACGTATATGCCATCAAGGAGCAATGCAAGAAGACCAAGGAGATGTGGAGCTTGCCGCtccgcccctatggcttctggACTTTCGAGCGATTCAACGCCCAGCTTTACGCCGACGCCCAGATCAGCCAAGCCCCCGGCCGCCGTGATCCCTATGATGACATCCTCCTCGCTGAGCCACCTGTTCCTCCGCCCTCTCAGAAATACAAACCCTAA
- the LOC120277450 gene encoding uncharacterized protein At1g27050, translating into MSSRGKRERAATPPSIPLRKRLRRPPVTEAPDENDEGTAKRVPSSLVVVTGLPADCTVLELKSRMEMYGPVSRIRMDADGSGHVTFRSSTAAEAAVSAALNPDFGVLVRSQRVQVCRGTDPSVQWRIGVQVSSTSRLLRAEKPLSKYGRSNKKLDIGAKNPTNTSELPSKGREIVAYDDIF; encoded by the exons ATGAGTTCAAGAGGAAAGCGGGAGAGGGCGGCGACACCGCCGTCGATCCCTCTCCGCAAGAGGCTTCGCCGCCCGCCGGTGACGGAAGCGCCCGATGAAAACGACGAGGGAACGGCGAAGAGGGTCCCGTCGTCTTTGGTGGTGGTTACTGGGCTCCCAGCGGACTGCACGGTGCTGGAGCTCAAGTCCCGGATGGAGATGTATGGCCCCGTATCCCGCATCCGCATGGACGCTGATGGCTCCGGGCACGTCACCTTCCGCTCATCCACCGCCGCTGAGGCCGCCGTCTCCGCCGCCCTCAACCCTGACTTCGGCGTTCTCGTTCGATCCCAGCGA GTGCAAGTATGCCGAGGAACTGATCCTTCAGTGCAATGGAGAATAGGTGTTCAAGTTTCTTCAACTTCCAGGCTACTCCGAGCTGAAAAACCCTTGAGCAAATATGGTAGAAGCAACAAAAAACTTGACATTGGTGCAAAGAATCCCACAAATACATCAGAGTTGCCTTCAAAGGGCAGGGAGATTGTGGCTTATGACGatatattttga
- the LOC120277449 gene encoding LRR receptor-like serine/threonine-protein kinase FEI 1 isoform X1, which yields MKLYLSLLAFFTLFSLCITPSCSLTPDGEALLELKSGFNDSKGFLRSWKHKDHNPCGWLGVTCHFPDLRVRSINLPYMQLSGFISPSIGKLQRLHRLALHRNSLHGPIPPEIKNCSELRAIYLRANYLHGSIPAELGELVHLTILDLSSNLLRGTIPPSIGRLVNLRFLNLSTNFFSGEIPNVGVLNTFRNTSFVGNLELCGLPIQKLCRGSLGFPAVLPHSDNVASQGFESAGVPPMQTRRTPHFLNGVLIGAMSTLGLALVAILGFLWICLLSRKGNLSEKYVKVDKQHVPNIGTKLVTFHGDIPYSSEEIIKKLEQLDEEDVVGSGGFGTVYKMVMDDSSIFAVKRIDRNREGSDQIFETELEILGSIKHINLVNLRGYCRLPTAKLLIYDYLALGSLDHYLHDHGEDEQQLNWNARMKIALGSARGLAYLHHDCSPVIIHRDIKSSNILLDRSLDPHVSDFGLAKLLVDDDANVTTVVAGTFGYLAPEYLNDGHATEKSDVYSFGVLLLELVTGKRPTDPCFVRRGLNVVGWLNTLNEGDRLEEIIDEKCGNVDAEAVEAVLDIAAMCTDANPDERPTMNRVLQMLEDEFMSPRSRDFYESHHLDII from the exons ATGAAGCTCTACTTGTCTCTCTTAGCTTTCTTTACTCTCTTCTCCTTGTGTATTACTCCATCTTGCTCTCTTACACCAGATG GAGAAGCACTCTTGGAGTTGAAGAGTGGGTTTAATGATAGTAAAGGGTTTTTAAGAAGCTGGAAGCACAAGGACCATAACCCTTGTGGTTGGCTTGGTGTCACTTGCCACTTCCCTGACCTCCGCGTCCGCTCCAT TAACTTGCCTTACATGCAACTTAGTGGTTTTATCTCTCCTAGCATTGGCAAACTCCAAAGACTGCATAGACT GGCTTTGCATAGAAACAGCCTGCATGGACCGATTCCTCCTGAAATCAAGAACTGCAGTGAACTCAGAGCTAT TTATCTTAGAGCTAACTACTTGCATGGTAGCATTCCTGCTGAGCTTGGAGAGTTAGTTCATCTCACAATCCT AGATTTGTCTAGCAATTTGCTTAGGGGAACAATACCGCCATCCATTGGACGGCTTGTCAATCTGCGGTTCCT TAATTTGTCAACCAACTTCTTTTCTGGTGAGATACCAAATGTTGGAGTGCTTAACACTTTCAGGAACACCTC atttGTCGGGAATTTGGAGCTTTGTGGTCTTCCAATTCAGAAACTATGTAGAGGTTCATTGGGTTTCCCAGCGGTGCTACCGCACTCCGATAATGTTGCTTCTCAAG GATTTGAATCAGCGGGAGTTCCGCCAATGCAAACTAGACGAACACCTCATTTTCTCAACGGTGTTCTAATTGGCGCAATGTCAACATTGGGTCTTGCACTTGTTGCGATCCTTGGTTTCCTTTGGATATGTTTACTATCAAGAAAGGGCAACCTCAGTGAAAAATATGTGAAAGTTGATAAACAGCATGTCCCTAATATAG GGACTAAGCTTGTGACATTTCATGGAGATATTCCATATTCATCGGAGGAGATCATTAAAAAGTTGGAGCAATTAGATGAAGAAGATGTTGTCGGGTCAGGTGGTTTTGGCACCGTATATAAAATGGTAATGGATGACTCTAGCATATTTGCTGTCAAGAGAATTGACAGAAACCGCGAAGGTTCTGATCAAATATTTGAGACGGAGCTCGAAATTTTGGGTAGCATCAAACACATAAACCTTGTCAACCTCCGGGGATATTGTAGGCTACCCACTGCTAAGCTTCTCATATATGATTACTTAGCTTTGGGAAGCTTAGATCACTATCTACATG ACCACGGGGAAGACGAGCAGCAGTTGAACTGGAATGCTCGGATGAAGATCGCACTAGGTTCTGCTAGAGGACTTGCGTACTTGCACCATGACTGCTCTCCTGTCATCATTCATCGGGACATTAAGTCGAGCAATATACTACTTGATAGAAGTTTAGATCCTCATGTTTCTGATTTTGGCCTTGCGAAGCTACTTGTCGATGATGATGCTAATGTTACAACTGTAGTTGCTGGTACTTTTGGCTACCTAGCTCCAG AATATCTGAATGATGGTCATGCAACTGAGAAATCAGATGTTTATAGCTTTGGTGTGCTTCTCTTGGAATTAGTCACAGGAAAGAGGCCAACAGATCCTTGTTTTGTTAGAAGGGGTTTGAATGTTGTCGGCTGG TTGAATACGCTGAACGAAGGGGATCGGTTGGAGGAGATAATAGATGAGAAATGTGGTAATGTAGATGCCGAAGCAGTTGAAGCGGTTCTTGATATAGCTGCAATGTGTACCGATGCAAACCCCGATGAACGCCCGACGATGAACAGGGTCTTGCAGATGCTGGAGGATGAGTTCATGTCACCTCGATCGCGTGATTTCTATGAAAGTCATCACCTGGACATAATCTAG
- the LOC120277449 gene encoding LRR receptor-like serine/threonine-protein kinase FEI 1 isoform X2, which yields MKLYLSLLAFFTLFSLCITPSCSLTPDGEALLELKSGFNDSKGFLRSWKHKDHNPCGWLGVTCHFPDLRVRSINLPYMQLSGFISPSIGKLQRLHRLALHRNSLHGPIPPEIKNCSELRAIIPAELGELVHLTILDLSSNLLRGTIPPSIGRLVNLRFLNLSTNFFSGEIPNVGVLNTFRNTSFVGNLELCGLPIQKLCRGSLGFPAVLPHSDNVASQGFESAGVPPMQTRRTPHFLNGVLIGAMSTLGLALVAILGFLWICLLSRKGNLSEKYVKVDKQHVPNIGTKLVTFHGDIPYSSEEIIKKLEQLDEEDVVGSGGFGTVYKMVMDDSSIFAVKRIDRNREGSDQIFETELEILGSIKHINLVNLRGYCRLPTAKLLIYDYLALGSLDHYLHDHGEDEQQLNWNARMKIALGSARGLAYLHHDCSPVIIHRDIKSSNILLDRSLDPHVSDFGLAKLLVDDDANVTTVVAGTFGYLAPEYLNDGHATEKSDVYSFGVLLLELVTGKRPTDPCFVRRGLNVVGWLNTLNEGDRLEEIIDEKCGNVDAEAVEAVLDIAAMCTDANPDERPTMNRVLQMLEDEFMSPRSRDFYESHHLDII from the exons ATGAAGCTCTACTTGTCTCTCTTAGCTTTCTTTACTCTCTTCTCCTTGTGTATTACTCCATCTTGCTCTCTTACACCAGATG GAGAAGCACTCTTGGAGTTGAAGAGTGGGTTTAATGATAGTAAAGGGTTTTTAAGAAGCTGGAAGCACAAGGACCATAACCCTTGTGGTTGGCTTGGTGTCACTTGCCACTTCCCTGACCTCCGCGTCCGCTCCAT TAACTTGCCTTACATGCAACTTAGTGGTTTTATCTCTCCTAGCATTGGCAAACTCCAAAGACTGCATAGACT GGCTTTGCATAGAAACAGCCTGCATGGACCGATTCCTCCTGAAATCAAGAACTGCAGTGAACTCAGAGCTAT CATTCCTGCTGAGCTTGGAGAGTTAGTTCATCTCACAATCCT AGATTTGTCTAGCAATTTGCTTAGGGGAACAATACCGCCATCCATTGGACGGCTTGTCAATCTGCGGTTCCT TAATTTGTCAACCAACTTCTTTTCTGGTGAGATACCAAATGTTGGAGTGCTTAACACTTTCAGGAACACCTC atttGTCGGGAATTTGGAGCTTTGTGGTCTTCCAATTCAGAAACTATGTAGAGGTTCATTGGGTTTCCCAGCGGTGCTACCGCACTCCGATAATGTTGCTTCTCAAG GATTTGAATCAGCGGGAGTTCCGCCAATGCAAACTAGACGAACACCTCATTTTCTCAACGGTGTTCTAATTGGCGCAATGTCAACATTGGGTCTTGCACTTGTTGCGATCCTTGGTTTCCTTTGGATATGTTTACTATCAAGAAAGGGCAACCTCAGTGAAAAATATGTGAAAGTTGATAAACAGCATGTCCCTAATATAG GGACTAAGCTTGTGACATTTCATGGAGATATTCCATATTCATCGGAGGAGATCATTAAAAAGTTGGAGCAATTAGATGAAGAAGATGTTGTCGGGTCAGGTGGTTTTGGCACCGTATATAAAATGGTAATGGATGACTCTAGCATATTTGCTGTCAAGAGAATTGACAGAAACCGCGAAGGTTCTGATCAAATATTTGAGACGGAGCTCGAAATTTTGGGTAGCATCAAACACATAAACCTTGTCAACCTCCGGGGATATTGTAGGCTACCCACTGCTAAGCTTCTCATATATGATTACTTAGCTTTGGGAAGCTTAGATCACTATCTACATG ACCACGGGGAAGACGAGCAGCAGTTGAACTGGAATGCTCGGATGAAGATCGCACTAGGTTCTGCTAGAGGACTTGCGTACTTGCACCATGACTGCTCTCCTGTCATCATTCATCGGGACATTAAGTCGAGCAATATACTACTTGATAGAAGTTTAGATCCTCATGTTTCTGATTTTGGCCTTGCGAAGCTACTTGTCGATGATGATGCTAATGTTACAACTGTAGTTGCTGGTACTTTTGGCTACCTAGCTCCAG AATATCTGAATGATGGTCATGCAACTGAGAAATCAGATGTTTATAGCTTTGGTGTGCTTCTCTTGGAATTAGTCACAGGAAAGAGGCCAACAGATCCTTGTTTTGTTAGAAGGGGTTTGAATGTTGTCGGCTGG TTGAATACGCTGAACGAAGGGGATCGGTTGGAGGAGATAATAGATGAGAAATGTGGTAATGTAGATGCCGAAGCAGTTGAAGCGGTTCTTGATATAGCTGCAATGTGTACCGATGCAAACCCCGATGAACGCCCGACGATGAACAGGGTCTTGCAGATGCTGGAGGATGAGTTCATGTCACCTCGATCGCGTGATTTCTATGAAAGTCATCACCTGGACATAATCTAG